The genomic segment CTCTATTTTTGACTAGATTTTCGACCaggtaaaagcaggtctaaattgtggtgCAGGTGaaaccctctgaatcattgtataATTCAGTTAATTCAAtgcattattgtcattattatcatctttaGTATATTCTTAAAAGCACCCCACTGACCGTGGCAAAACTGGGCCCACTTTACATTATCCTTAAGTGGAGATAGTCTTGCAGTTCTTTATAAACATACTGATCTGCTCCAGCGAGCGAGTCCCGTTATGCTTTCGCCATATATAGAATTTAAAGGGAATCAAGTCATGTGTGTTCACACCCAcagaaaaatgcattaaaaagtCCCCTCAACATTCTACACAATGGTAgtaaacaatgtaaaaaaaaacatacagctgtaataaaagaaaatgggaACATTTTGAATAGGGatgaatacttttaaaaaacactGTACATACAAAACTGCCTTTCTAGAACATGGCAGCTGGGTTTCATAACCATGCCCTAATTACAAATAATCTATCTTAATCTAAAAGGACAGAACTATTTGCTCTTCCAGGCCGCTCTCCAATAAAGCACAACATGATGACATTTATGGAAAATTGGTTTTAACGTCCCAGCAACCTGTCCTATCAACCGTACAGCTCCATGACCCGTGGCCAATTTTACTCTTCGTTGCTTAGACTTTGTAGCACGTTTGTTAGCTTTCCtccttccccccaaaaaattctattgGCCTTGAAGCACACAGAAATAAGAATATTAATTCTAAAGTCGCGCTCGCACAGATACAATTGATTCACACATTTAGCTGTTTCTGTCACATTTAGAAGCGCTTTGCTTGCACCATTAAATGTGAGCCTTTCACAGGACATTAGTGCCTGTTTGGGGTGTTAAAGAGCTGCGGGGATGGTGTGTTGTCAAGTAACACATGTATCCCCTGAGGACTAATGATTCCTCTCCTGCTAATGAGAATTATGCATCTCATTGAAAGTAAATATAGAAATATCCATTTTGTgtactatgttttttttcccacttggaGTGGAATTGAACTGAAACGAGTTGTTCTGACAAATCTGTTGACGCTAAGTGAACGTGTTTAATTTTCAGGAAACTTGCCTTCAGTAACATGCCCTTAAAAAACGTCCTTTAGATTGCTGACATTTGTATACCAAATGTTGCTCCAGGTTATCGGCATAAAAGGACATTGCACCGATTTAAAATCTGATAAGGGGCGACTTTTGCCTTCTAGAGTATAAACATGTAAGATTTATATTGACATACAGTGAAATGTttattcaagcattttttttttcaataactgCATATCAAAGTCAGCAGTCACACGGCTGTAAAGTGCCACATGATCACAAAAGAATTGTGAAATGTAGTCCAATCGATCCAATACGCATAAAAGTGCCAACTCCATGTAACAGAGATGTCAAGTAATTCTCACAAAAAACAGTTAAACAACTAAATATTGTATCTGTGATtaatagaaaagaaaagtcttcaagagtttgtaaaaaaaaaaaaaggcagttaaaaagttaaaagtgGTCCCGATGTTAAGTCACTTGACAGCCTGAATCAGCGAGCTCTACCAGTGACAGTGCTGAGAAATGCCCTCAGAAGGTTTTTTGGCAGTTGGTCGTTCAGTGCTGAATAAACATCCCCTACTTGTCCCCTGACTGtgatgcttcatgaagcttcttCCATCGCTAAATCACAACTTGAGTATTTGTTTCCTGCTTTTAGCTTATGACAATGACTGGAGCTGGCTAAGGAATGTCACCTGTGGAACTTGTGGAAGCTACACTGTCCTTACATGACCACACTGAATCATTTCTGTGCTACTTACTATACATGATTACCACCATAACAGTGCTACAAAAAGGTCAATGACctgatttttaaaatcttgtatAGGCTACATCATTCTCGGAATGCTTGTTGCCCTGATTTTGTTAAGTGtgcacttaaaataaaaataaataacaatttggTATACAGTTAAGACCAAAATGATTCATCCCCTGGAAAACCTTTGCATTATTAAAGTAGTTAACAGCTGGCAATAGACTACAAAATGACGTTTTAAGAAATATTGAAAACGTCGTACAAAAATTCATTCTCAATGCAGGCATGGGCCAATATCACTATGAAGTGCCTTTGCTCTCCTCGTCAGAAGCACTCAGTCATCATGAAAATGGAGCAGAATAATGAAACCCAGGGGTCTTGTTACAAGTAGCCAAACATTTGCCCACATACCAGTGCAATAATTCTCATATAATTCCCATCATTTTATGGGTGTACTTGGAGGTTGTTAAGCTTTAACATGCCTACCCAGTCATAGTGAAATATGAACTGAAATAAACACCTTTCATAcattctaaatatattttttaaatggtacatAGTCAGCTTGCTAACCaattcatgttgctaagtgaaggtAACATTAGTCCAAAAAATTCCACTCTGTCAGTATGCTAATATATTTAGCTGTTTGTATGTCCTTTGTCTGCATTCAATTAATTGATCAACAAGTGTGGAAGCTTGTCCAATGTGCCTTTTTTAACAGCAGAACATCTACTTAATACAAAAAGATGAAGCTTAATAGAAAATCGCAAATTTTGGGGGTGGAGAGACacattatgatcattttgattcACAATTCCAATGTTCTATTTTGATCATTCTAAGTTTATTATTAGACTTGCAAGTTTAAGTTTGATGTTagttgaatgttttatttttgcgagGAATTGCATCCACTAGCAATTGTAAGACATTTTGTGTGTTAAAATATAGTTGAACAGTCAAACAAGAGTGTGCAACATGCATTTTCGAGtaactttaataaaaaatgtactaaCTGAAAAGCTGTAATTACAGCTGTAATTGTGTTACAGGCAGTGCGCGTATTGCACAATTTTATTATCTATACATCTTCTTTTATAAGTTGTTGGTATtttgataaataataattttatttttcaacctgAACGTTCTCTGGTCAGAtatgcacatttaaaatgatgtcAACTATTTCAGAAGACCCTTTAAACTACACTGGTTTTCGGACACTCCATTGTCAGCAGCAGCAGTGGCTGGCGGTGACCCAAAAAATCCATCCGTATATCAACCGGTGGGAGTCCACATGGCACACTGCCTGAGTGCTCAGCGGCTCGGGGAATACTGGATATGTTGTTCTAATGAGGTTCAGGTAAACCATGAAGAATTGTTAGACTCCCGTAAACAATGAATGCCCCTAAATGGGAGTCTAAACAATCAATAATAAAACTGCACTCCACATATTGTTCATTGCAACAATTTTAAATCCCTTCAGCACATTAATGAACAGTGTGGTTGTACCAAAGTGAATTGGTCCATGTCAACAAGTACTAGTTACCACCCACTAAATCTAATGAGGTCCAATGTgatttacagtatgtaaatATCAGCTTCATAATATGTTCATATTCACATGGTTGCAGGTTGTCACTGTAGAAATGCACTGCATCATCTCTATAAAATTTGGACTATATCATAATCAATAGAGAATGCCCCAATACATTTTACATCATTTGAGATGCAAACATCATATGAGTAAATACTTTCCCAtggtaaacaaaatgaaagctTTATGTTGAaaaccaaaatatttatttctgagAATTCCGCCAGAATATTCACACAGAAGAGATTTGGCATTTGTAGTTTTGTTGCTGGGATCCTTCTATCTTTGCTGAAATCTCCTTTTCTGCCTCCCTTTCATTTCCCAccccttcctttcttccttttttattcTCATTCCTTCCTTCACTTAGGCATGCTTTTTACACATGAATCCTTAGACTGCTGCTGAAATGCTTGCCTGTCCTTGTCCATCAAAAATTAACTATACTCAGAAACCTCttaaacaccccaaaaaaactcccacataccaaaaaaactcccacattccaacgctctctctctcttcctctcgctctctccttctctctttcattaacacacagtcacacacacatacaccccccaaaaaaacacttgcAACAAACTCaaacaacaaaaccaaaaactcACACATAGCTAAACACCTCTCATAAAAAACTCACAACCTCCAGGCAATTCTCTCTCATTTACCtctctcacataaaaaaaaacaatcacattgcatggaagaaaaaaactctcactCACAAAAACCTCTCACGCTCAACACCTCTTACATTTAGGCTACTTAGCCCAAAACTTTTACACTGAGCAATAAAACTCATAAACAACACCGAAACCTTTCACTCACAACAACAAGCCTGTCTCAGGCTAAGCTTAAACCCCCTTATctcacaaaaacgtttttatgtttctgaaaaccacacacacacacatgcatgcacagtGCACACTAAAGAAGGAAACATGAccaaacacatacaaaaacCTTTCATAGAAAAAATGTGTTCCCCATACTTTTTTGTGAGTGCAGGCTATgcttcaaaaaggaaaaaaaatgcatgtcatCATTTTGTTTACTAGTTTGATAAGTTTAACGACGGGAATTACCTATGGGCAGGGCGAGGAAGAAGGGCAGCCAACAAAGTGTAAACATTCCCACCACAACTCCCAAAGTCTTAGCCGCCTTCTTCTCCCGGGAGAACTTGAGCAGTTTGACCGTCAAGGAGCTTCTGGCCTGATGTCCGCGGCCCTTGCCGCCGCAAGCTGCCGGCTCGTCGTTCACCTGAGAGCCCTTGTGGATCCTCAGGGTCAACTCGCTGGAGTTCATCCTCTCGCGCATGACCCCGGCCTCCAAGTTCTTCGTGGTTCGTTTGGCCACGATATACACCCGGCAGTACATCGCCAGAATAACGACCAGGGGGATATAGAAGGAGCCGAGGGATGAGAAGAGCGCGTAAAAGGGCTCCTCGGTGATGAGGCACACGGTGTCGTCCGGCGACGGCGGCTGCTTCCAGCCGAGCAGGGGTCCGATGGAAATGACCAGGGCCAGCACCCACACCCCGAGCATGGCCAGCAGCGCCCGCTTTTCCGTCACGATGCCCGGGTACTGCAGCGGGTGACTCACGCCGATGTAGCGGTCGATGGAGATGACGCACAGGCTCATGATGGACGCGGTGCAACACAGCACGTCCACCGCCGCCCAGATGTCACAAAAGATCCTCCCGAACACCCAGTGGTCGAGGATCTCCTGGGTGGCCGACACCGGGAGCACCGTGGTGCCCAGCAGCAGGTCGGCGATGGCCAAGTTGATGATAAAGTAGTTGGTCGGCGTGCGCAGGTGCCTGTTGCACACCACCGAGAGGATGACGAGGATGTTGCCCGCGATGGCGAAAACGATGAAAGCCCCCAGCACCAAGCCGAGCGGGATGGCCCGGCTGAGCTCCACTTGGGCGGGCTCCGTGCGGTTGACCCCCGAGGTCTCATTTCCCCATAAATCCGTGACATTGTCAGTGCTCACGCTCATTTTAACCAAACGGCTCCTCCATAGCAGGCTTCACATGTCCGGCGTGGCTCGCTGCAACTCACACAACTTGCATAGTTGAAATGCTCGCGTGAAGCGTCGTCCCTCTTCTTTCTACTGCAGTCCTGCTGCACCGTGGACAAGTGAGCGAGGGGTGCGGTGGGGGGAGAGCCTGCATGTCACCCACTCACACAACACATCACCACATTCACAGCATGAGAGGAGACTTTGAAGCATGTTTAGTGAAGTCTCCCCAAATACATGCCCCTCTATTtgtgcatcattgtgggagggGGCTTCATACAAATGCTAGCAAGACAGGATGGAATGTAATTTTAGTCCAAAGTGCATTTGCCGGTTTGAGGCCCTTGCATAAACACTATAGATGGAAGTAAAGAATTAAAAGATTGAGCCAAGACACATACTTTGCAATAGAAAAACCTCACTgcataacaaaaaatgtcaccaaTAATGGATGCACAATTAAATTTCCATTTCGCGGAAGAGCATAAATTAGGCCTATTTTTGACTGTCTCTCCATGTTACTAGCATAGATAGCCAAATGTGGTTGAGATGAAGTggaattttgatcatttttggtGGCACTTGATGATCCGTCACACTCACACACCTAAAGATGTTTAGTAGTCACTACTAATTtaatcaaagtcagaattccagCACAAATACTGGTCCCCAAACTTTTTGCACCACGGACAGGTTTCAGCTAAAGGACATGTTATTTTAAACAGaccaacataaaaacaaagaacaacaAATGACTGAAAATGCTACTCACCATTGTGGTGAATGTAGTTGTTGTAATGAGTGAGAGCCAGCTGGGGCAAATTCAGAATTGAATTGAGAATAAGCTCTACATTCCAATTCAAttcttgaatttgaatttcaatTTGAATTGTTGGGGCAAACAGGAAGCggcaattcaaatttgaatcaCAGGAAGTAGAATTGAAATTccataaaattaaaagaaatttGTGATGCAAAATTAGAAGTGTATTTAACAATGAAGATTTACAGTACAAAGttaatttcatacaaatattattataaGGACTTCATGTACATTGGATATAGTAAATAATAGACAAGTGTAGCAATTGTTTTCATTAATATTAAATGAAATGCCTGCTCAGATAAAACAGATGATAAAATTGAAAAACCTTTAAATGGTTTGATATTATAGTAGAACAGAACCATCCTGCCTCGATGACAAAACATTTGAGGAAATGCTGACCATTACATGCAACAAATTTACCttgtaatgtaaattaaaaaattaccaCAAACAGAGACATGCTGGGAAAATATTCGTCAATGGGGTGGGAATTGTGGACGACGGATGACATGCTGCCATTTCTCAATAGCGGGGGCGTGTCCAGAAATTAGTATTCGTCGACGGGTAAGGCAGGCCGTCATCGGGAATGTTCACCAGACGCCGTGCGCACTCCCTTCCCCCGTCGACGAATAAGATTCGCCGTGTGTCATCCATCTTTTGCTGAGGATCTCAAGACTCTAAAAAGTTAAAGTGGCTCTAATGTACTTTGGTGCTAGATCATGAAGAGACTTGTATACAAGCAGAGCTGTTTTGAAGTATATTATCTGAACAACAAGCATCTAGTGCAGAGACCTGAGCACTTCGCTGATTAAGCATTTCTAACTAAGTGCTTGGCTGTTTCTATTTCCCTtgtgcttttattgtatttgaagATAGAATTGCATATTTTGCAAGTGACTGTGGTCTCCTTTTTGTTAGAATATTTTCACTGGAGTTCAGATGACGTTGttccaggaactgtcagatgcttaGGGCATTGTGAGCATGCGTGTTGCCATGCCGAAgcagtgatcttttttttttttaaacatttatttatctcaAAAGGGGTTAATTGATTTAGTGTAAATAATACATTGTATTTGTTAGTGAAGTGAAAACatgtatatttaaacatcaGCATTGTCAAGACACAGTAGTTTGTCATTTAACATGAATAAACTTAATCAAAGAAAATGTTCTTTTCTCAGCATGTTTTTCTTCCatgtgagatttattttttgaaccACTTTTATTTAAGGGACTTTCTCTCAAACTTGAGTAAGTGAAGTTTTATTATAGCTCTAAGTGGCTCCACATGATATAAAGCAAACATTTGAGTCCTTTCCAGATCCTCTTCATTGACCCTTTTTGGCTTCATCCTTCGTGGATACATGCCTTTCTTGCTGTGAAAGGTCAAAGGTGAGAGGTTAGGGCATCTCTTTGACCTTTCAACCATATGTTCAGTGCAAGTACAGCTAATTTAGTGAGAGGATGGATTTTTACTATAAATAGCCACAGAGTTATTCTTTATACACTTTTGCTGTGGTTAACCCTGTGGGACAAAGTGATCGCATCACCGTCATTTAtagtataatgttttttttattctctctaTAGCCATCTTGATACCAGCTGGTAACAAAGCCCGCTTAAACGCAGATCAATAGCAGCCCACCTGATGAGTAGGCTCATGGTGTACTCTATATACTGCACAGCTGATGTTGTGTAATGTGCTCAGATtcacaaaacactttttgttgTAATTAGAAAAACATTATCATTATATCATTTATAGATTTGTCCTAATTTCTTCAAGCTGTGTCGGCTAATCACAAAAGCATGCATATTAATTGAAGGTGTGGACAGACTTGTGAGGAAGAAAGTGGATTTTATCACTGCTGCTCAGTTATTAGGATGCAACAGGACACTAACTAGTTTTGGCCAGTGGTGGAAGTACTCAAAGTCACATATTTGTAAGTTATAAGTAACTTTCAAATCTTAACCTTCAAGTTTTAAGCAAGTGGCAGTTTGCCGTAGCAAAAATCAAAAAAGCCATGTCGAGTAGTCACTAAATTTCAAGCAAGTCGTTATTTGGGTTCAGCAAGTTATACTGTAGGCCAGTGCCGGGCCGTGGcatttgaaagaataaaaaacttACTATACTTCCGGTTGACTAGCCGAGGCttaagaatattttattttgaaaagtgaccggattctctctgtttacgacggactcttgacacatgccAAGATACCTAATTATCTCAGTtgcgtagcgctgatgctaatcgacaagttagcaaaatgagtaaaaaactgacatatttggaaagtttttttgcaacggagaaaaggcccagtgatgagacaacacaggagcctatgaccaagaagaaaaagaaaggtgcaaggagttacagatacaggtGATTTTTACACATGATGGGCTCTGCGGCAAGTggctcttaatttagcgttatgATGAATGAGTTACTCTCGCggactttatatttgttctgtggtgccttgTTATGTTGGCGGCGCCAACATATCATGCCCTCCttaaatct from the Vanacampus margaritifer isolate UIUO_Vmar chromosome 10, RoL_Vmar_1.0, whole genome shotgun sequence genome contains:
- the LOC144059694 gene encoding alpha-1A adrenergic receptor-like — protein: MSVSTDNVTDLWGNETSGVNRTEPAQVELSRAIPLGLVLGAFIVFAIAGNILVILSVVCNRHLRTPTNYFIINLAIADLLLGTTVLPVSATQEILDHWVFGRIFCDIWAAVDVLCCTASIMSLCVISIDRYIGVSHPLQYPGIVTEKRALLAMLGVWVLALVISIGPLLGWKQPPSPDDTVCLITEEPFYALFSSLGSFYIPLVVILAMYCRVYIVAKRTTKNLEAGVMRERMNSSELTLRIHKGSQVNDEPAACGGKGRGHQARSSLTVKLLKFSREKKAAKTLGVVVGMFTLCWLPFFLALPIGSFNVNLRPPEALFKVIFWLGYFNSCLNPIIYPCYNREFKLAFIRILRCQCHQRKRPRWSSYNYRSSTFSSSGHSRKGSNDHTPGCGNGSQRTLPSSASPSPSYLSKGLPSCPEGEALYTWTTTPSPSPNILPGSHIDCQRGCLITAVKGGEAGDEMGVFSFSFGKEKDKGVVAKDCTEPSYNM